Proteins encoded by one window of Arachis hypogaea cultivar Tifrunner chromosome 1, arahy.Tifrunner.gnm2.J5K5, whole genome shotgun sequence:
- the LOC112708331 gene encoding protein PGR: protein MESSSPSSSSYSLSSFYKSAKLLLAVSIAFLIAFRAHRKKSLSVSGAFAGFFVMALHIFVGSRFGVMLLAFFFTSSKLTKKGQDKKRKLDPEFKEGGQRNWVQVLANSGIASVLVVAIWALTEGKDKCLDSKDSALITSLIGGVIGHYSCCNGDTWSSELGILSDEQPRLITTFKPVKKGTNGGVTKAGLLAAAAAGSVIGISFVLLGFMTTKCGSDIALKQLLVIPIATLAGVVGSVIDSLLGATLQFTGFCSVRNKIVGKPGPTVKRISGVNILDNNAVNLVSILLTTILTSIACLYIF from the exons ATggaatcatcatcaccatcttcttcttcttattctctttCGTCGTTTTACAAATCAGCGAAACTCTTGCTGGCTGTCTCAATCGCGTTCCTTATCGCCTTCAGAGCTCACAGGAAGAAATCTCTCAGCGTTTCTGGAGCCTTCGCTGGCTTCTTCGTTATGGCGCTTCACATTTTTGTAGGAAGCAG GTTTGGGGTGATGCTGCTGGCATTCTTTTTCACTTCGTCGAAGCTTACGAAGAAAGGACAAGATAAAAAGCGAAAGCTTGATCCTGAATTCAAAGAAGGTGGACAAAGAAATTG GGTACAAGTTCTAGCCAATAGTGGCATTGCCTCAGTTTTGGTTGTAGCTATATGGGCATTAACAGAAGGGAAGGATAAGTGTTTGGACTCTAAAGACTCAGCTCTGATCACTTCTCTCATTGGTGGTGTTATTGGCCACTACTCCTGCTGCAATGGAGATACTTGGTCCTCAGAGCTTGGAATTCTTAGTGATGAGCAGCCTCGTCTGATAACAACATTCAAG CCAGTGAAGAAGGGTACAAATGGTGGTGTGACTAAAGCAGGTCTTTTAGCAGCCGCAGCAGCTGGAAGTGTCATCGGAATATCTTTTGTTCTTCTGGGATTTATGACAACTAAATGTGGCTCTGATATAGCTCTTAAACAACTACTGGTCATACCTATTGCTACCCTGGCAGGAGTAGTAGGAAGTGTCATTGATTCTCTGTTGGGTGCAACCCTGCAATTCACCGGATTCTGCTCGGTTCGAAATAAG ATTGTTGGGAAGCCAGGACCAACAGTTAAAAGGATCTCAGGAGTCAATATTCTAGACAACAATGCGGTCAACCTTGTATCTATACTTTTGACCACAATTTTGACTTCAATAGCTTGTTTATACATATTCTAA